GAAAAATAATTTAATAATAAAAGTAGTAATTTATTATTGCACTACTAAATCGAGGTGTTACCGATGAAGTCAACTTTTTCTCGCGTTTTACGTGTTATAAAAGAACGTGGACTAGCCCAAACTGTCCAATCTACTATCAACCGTTCGTTAGTCAAATACGGCTACACAAAAAGCCCAAAAAAACATATTCAACAAACAATTAACTTATACAAACAAATTGCAGCAAAAAAAGCCATTTCTGATTATAAAGGAATTGCTGTTGTTACGTCTGCCCTTGAATTTGAAGAAGTGTACAATCAACGGACGATTAACTTAGCAAAAGATTTTGCACATAAAGGCTACTTAGTTCTCTATGTCGTGTGGCAGTGGGAACCAGCTGAAAAACTGCAAAAAGCGTATCAAAACGTATACGAAAATACATATGAAATCCCACTTTACGATTTCTATCATACAATTGATCACCTTAACATATTCGAACAGGCAAAGGAAAAGTTGTATTTCGTTACGTTTCCTGCTCCTATTTTTGTTTCTATTTGTGACAAACTTAGGTACGACATGATTTATGACATGATGGATGAGTGGGAGGAGTTTCACCAAACTGGGCAAGCGCCGTGGTATGTGAAAGAATCAGAAGAACAATGTATCGTTCGTGCTTCCCACGTTTTTGCGGTAAGTAAACCGTTAGGGACGAAATTTGCACACTTAAATAAAACGATTCATGTTATTGGAAATGGATATAATCCCGCATTATCCGGTGAAAAAAATATTGCGTTAAAAGAAGCATTACCAGATGGGAAAATTCATATCGGCTATTTTGGTCATATGACGGATTCTTGGTTTGACTGGGATTTGATGTTTCAACTTGCGAAAAATGAACAGTTTGTCCTTCATTTTATCGGTTACGGTGCACCGCAACACATTTTAGATAAAATGAAGGATTATGAGAATATGCATTATTACGGAAAAATGCATCCTTCAGAATTACAAGAACAAGTGAAACATTGGCATATTGGAATGATTCCATTTAAACCGAGCAAATTATCGGAAGCAGTAGATCCAATTAAAATTTACGAATACTTGTATTTTGGCTTACCAACCGTTACGAGTGGCATTCCACATTTAAATGATTATCCATTCGTTACACATTGCGATACAGCCACTGCTTTTGAACAAACGATTGTAGATTATTACGAGAAACGAATCCACAACCAATTAAACGTGGAAGAACTAGAACAATTTTTACACGACACGACTTGGGATGAACGCTTTGCTACGATGGAGCGATTGATTCTCGAGAAAAACTAAAGGATGGAAGCATTATGTCGTCATTAAAAAAATCAGGCATTATTATTGTAATCCTTTCTCTTTTCGTGAAACTGATTGGCTTTTTACGTGAAAGTATTATTGCCAAACAATTCGGGGCAAGTGAAGTAACCGACGGATACCTTATTGCCTTTTCCGTCGTAACACTAGTCGTCATTATGACATCGGAAGGATTCAATAGTGTCTTTTTGCCATTATTTTTAAAAGAAAAACAAAAAAACGAAGCACACGGGATGCGTACTGCTAGCGCCCTTTTAAACCGAATGATTGCTGGACTAGTTGTGTTAACTGTTGTTATGTACGTATTAATCCCGATTCTAATTCCGTTGATTTTCCAAAAGGCGCCGCCTGAAACGGAAAAAGTGATTATTGAGTTAACTCAATTTTTTACGTTATTTTTAACGTTTATTAGTTTAAATGGCATGTTTGAATCGTACCTTCAAGCGTACAGAAGTTTTATCCCAACACAAATCGCCCGATTGTTCGCAACCATTACAGCAGTTATGTTTGCCATTTTATTTGCAGATATTTGGGGGATTTATAGTTTGGCGTACGGGTTTATTACGGGAACATTTTTAGGAATCTTGTGTCAACTTTACTTTTTAATCGGCAAATATAAGTTTAAATATGAATTATCGTTTTCCATGGATTCAACGTTTAAGCAGCAATTTCTAGCATTGTTTTTCCCAGCTATTTTAAGTGCAGTTGTGGGACAAATTAACGTATTTGTCGATAAAATTTTCTCATCTGGAACGATAAAAGGAGCAGTAACGTATTTAAATAACTCCTCCTTGCTGATTAGTATTCCAAATGCGATTTTTGCTTCTACGATTGTAGCGATTATTTTTACACTATTATCGGAGCAAACTGGGCAACTACAGCAATTTCAGAAAATATTTTCGCGTGGAATTAAAATTACCGCTATTTTATTAATGCCGATTACCGCTGGATTTATCGTGTTAGGATTACCGATTATTCAATTCGTATATGAACGTGGTGCGTTTACACATGCAGACTCGTTACAAACATTACAAGCGTTTTATGTGTACTTGCCACTGATTTTAATTCAAGGATTTCAATATATCGTGTTAAAAGCGATGTATGCCAAGGGACAAACGAGAATTATCTTTTTCTTAAGTACGATTACTATTATCTTAAATATCGTGTTTAACTATTTCTTTATTCAATGGTTTGGATATTTAGGGACGGCGTTATCTAGTACGATGATTGCTTTCTTTTTCTTATTAGCTAGTACGTGGGTGTTAACGCGCGAATTTGAGGCAGGTCAATTATGGGTGAATAGTAAAATCATTTTACAGTCCGCCATTCCTGCTCTTTTTATGGGTGTGCCACTGTATTTCATGCAACAACTTGCTTTTGTCGAAAACGTAATGCCGATTGTGAATATTGTCATGACTGGTCTTTTAGGCATTGTATTATACACCGTTGGATTGCGATATTTTTATAAAGATGGGTTTTTAGAAGTAATGGAACTTGTTCCTGCAAAAATTCGAAATAAAATCTTATAATAAAAAAGGTTATTCTAAAAGTGCATTGGTACTATAGAATAACCTTTTTACTATCCCATTTTTCATGAAAACAACCGAACGATAATATCCACCAAAATCAACACCATAATGACACTAATTCCAATCATTTGCATTGAATTTTTATTCTCCAACCGGTCGCTTCGAATTTTTAAATTGTACTCATACATACTCATATTATCGTGAATGCTCTTTTTCACGTCATGCAATTCTGCCGTAAACCGTTCGAAATTATCTTTCATTTCTTGTAATTGTAATGTCTGTTGTGCATCTAGCGCTTCTTTCGTTCGCTGGTATAACTGTTCATTCGCAATTTTTCCGTGGTTAATTTGGCTCGTAATGGATTGGCTTTGTTCTTGTTGTTTGTGTTTGATTTTTTCTATCCCCGCTTTCATTGCTGGGAGTTCTTTTCCTTTATCTTCTCCATCTTTTTGTTCAATGGTTGCTAGTTTTTCAACGATTTTTTCTTGTTCTGTGACAAGTTTTTCAAACGAAGCACGTAAGTCTGCCATCGTTTCTTGCCATTTTAATGTTTCTTTTAATTGCTTGGATTCTTGTTCTAGTTCGGTAATGGTTTCATTAATTTTTTTTACGTCAATCATTCCAAGTCCCTCCTACTTTCTGAATCCGTTGAATGGATTGTGTGAGAATGTAGTGTAATGTGTAGTTGTCTTGCAAATAGTCATAGATGACTTCGTTTTGATTCGGGTAAAACGAAAGCAAGACGGCGCTTAATTGTTGTTTTTGTTCTTCTTCTAATGTTTTCCCTAATTGTAACGTGTGCAACAAAATCGCCTGTTGTGTTGCTTCTGGATACTGTTGAATTGCTTGCCAAGCGGCGATAAATCGATTGCGTCCGTGGAGGTGTGAAAATTGGTGTAACACTAATCGGTTTATGCCACTAATAAAATTTAATCCGACATTGGTTCGATACGTTTCTAAATAGCGTACAAGTGGCAGCTTACTGGCCGATGCGTCTTGTGTCGTACAAAAAGCAAACCACTTTTCGTACTGATCTGGATAAGCAGCAATTTCCGCTAGTTGGTTCGTACGTTCATTCCATTGAAAATAGCCGGTGATTGTTTCGTTTAGTTGCTGTTGTTCACAGCTTTCGAGCAACGTGTGAAAGGACATGCGTTGTTGATAAAACAATAGGGCATACATCCACTTAAGAAAAATGGTGGCGATTCGTAACACGAACGGTTCGTTTTTTTGTTGATACACTCGGCTTAGTTTTAACGAAAAATTGGCATCATATTTCCTGATGTACGATAGTATCGCTTGTTCGATGCTTTCTTCCGTATAAGGATGGAACTGAACGCG
The genomic region above belongs to Massilibacterium senegalense and contains:
- a CDS encoding glycosyltransferase family protein is translated as MKSTFSRVLRVIKERGLAQTVQSTINRSLVKYGYTKSPKKHIQQTINLYKQIAAKKAISDYKGIAVVTSALEFEEVYNQRTINLAKDFAHKGYLVLYVVWQWEPAEKLQKAYQNVYENTYEIPLYDFYHTIDHLNIFEQAKEKLYFVTFPAPIFVSICDKLRYDMIYDMMDEWEEFHQTGQAPWYVKESEEQCIVRASHVFAVSKPLGTKFAHLNKTIHVIGNGYNPALSGEKNIALKEALPDGKIHIGYFGHMTDSWFDWDLMFQLAKNEQFVLHFIGYGAPQHILDKMKDYENMHYYGKMHPSELQEQVKHWHIGMIPFKPSKLSEAVDPIKIYEYLYFGLPTVTSGIPHLNDYPFVTHCDTATAFEQTIVDYYEKRIHNQLNVEELEQFLHDTTWDERFATMERLILEKN
- the murJ gene encoding murein biosynthesis integral membrane protein MurJ — protein: MSSLKKSGIIIVILSLFVKLIGFLRESIIAKQFGASEVTDGYLIAFSVVTLVVIMTSEGFNSVFLPLFLKEKQKNEAHGMRTASALLNRMIAGLVVLTVVMYVLIPILIPLIFQKAPPETEKVIIELTQFFTLFLTFISLNGMFESYLQAYRSFIPTQIARLFATITAVMFAILFADIWGIYSLAYGFITGTFLGILCQLYFLIGKYKFKYELSFSMDSTFKQQFLALFFPAILSAVVGQINVFVDKIFSSGTIKGAVTYLNNSSLLISIPNAIFASTIVAIIFTLLSEQTGQLQQFQKIFSRGIKITAILLMPITAGFIVLGLPIIQFVYERGAFTHADSLQTLQAFYVYLPLILIQGFQYIVLKAMYAKGQTRIIFFLSTITIILNIVFNYFFIQWFGYLGTALSSTMIAFFFLLASTWVLTREFEAGQLWVNSKIILQSAIPALFMGVPLYFMQQLAFVENVMPIVNIVMTGLLGIVLYTVGLRYFYKDGFLEVMELVPAKIRNKIL